One window of Dermochelys coriacea isolate rDerCor1 chromosome 22, rDerCor1.pri.v4, whole genome shotgun sequence genomic DNA carries:
- the IFT46 gene encoding intraflagellar transport protein 46 homolog isoform X6: MAEALQTKIVENQPYDESLEINDSEEVASIYTPTPQQQGPRSTCPPLKSMADNSSDEYDEEINKEKTVAQLATQRGFSENEDGEDEDDSSETDSEDDDDDEEEHGAPLEGAYNPSDYEYLPVSAEIKELFQYIRRYTPQMIELEHKMQPFIPDFIPAVGDIDAFLKVPCPNGKPDNLGLLVLDEPSTKQSDSTVLSLWLTENSKQHNVAQIKVKSLENAEKNPKAIDNWIESINELHRFKPPATVHYTRPMPDIETLMQEWSPEFEELLGKLFWTFLSIRVGSSPCMSSSRCIQSSRTHSISKPWLKGER; the protein is encoded by the exons ATGGCGGAGGCCCTGCAG ACCAAAATAGTTGAAAACCAGCCCTATGATGAGAGTCTAGAGATTAACGACTCAGAAGAGGTTGCCAGTATCTACACACCAACTCCGCAGCAGCAAG GTCCGAGGTCCACATGCCCACCGCTCAAAAGCATGGCTGATAACAGCAGTGATGAGTATGATGAAGAAATAAACAAG GAGAAGACGGTAGCCCAGTTGGCCACCCAGCGAGGATTTAGTGAGAATGAGGATGGGGAGGATGAGGACGACTCATCTGAAACTGACTcggaggatgatgatgatgatgaagaggagCATGGAGCCCCTCTGGAGGG TGCCTACAACCCTTCAGATTACGAGTATCTACCAGTGTCTGCAGAGATTAAAGAGCTCTTCCAGTATATAAGAAG GTACACTCCACAAATGATAGAGCTTGAACACAAAATGCAGCCTTTCATTCCAGACTTCATTCCAGCTGTTGGGGACATTGATGCCTTCTTAAAG GTTCCATGTCCCAATGGGAAGCCAGATAACCTTGGCTTGTTGGTACTGGATGAGCCATCCACAAAACAGTCAGATTCCACGGTGCTCTCTCTCTGGTTAACGGAAAACTCCAAACAGCACAATGTTGCA caaataaaagtgaagagCTTGGAGAATGCAGAGAAGAATCCCAAAGCCATCGATAACTGGATCGAGAGCATCAACGAGTTACATCGCTTCAAACCTCCTGCTACTGTGCACTACACCAG GCCAATGCCTGATATCGAGACTCTGATGCAGGAATGGTCCCCAGAATTTGAGGAGCTCTTGGGAAAG CTATTCTGGACATTCCTGTCTATAAGAGTCGGGTCCAGTCCCTGCATGTCCTCTTCTCGCTGTATTCAGAGTTCAAGAACTCACAG caTTTCAAAGCCCTGGCTGAAGGGAGAAAGGTAG
- the IFT46 gene encoding intraflagellar transport protein 46 homolog isoform X1, producing MAEALQTKIVENQPYDESLEINDSEEVASIYTPTPQQQGPRSTCPPLKSMADNSSDEYDEEINKEKTVAQLATQRGFSENEDGEDEDDSSETDSEDDDDDEEEHGAPLEGAYNPSDYEYLPVSAEIKELFQYIRRYTPQMIELEHKMQPFIPDFIPAVGDIDAFLKVPCPNGKPDNLGLLVLDEPSTKQSDSTVLSLWLTENSKQHNVAQQIKVKSLENAEKNPKAIDNWIESINELHRFKPPATVHYTRPMPDIETLMQEWSPEFEELLGKVSLPTADINCGLAEYIDMICAILDIPVYKSRVQSLHVLFSLYSEFKNSQHFKALAEGRKVGGPPSNPPSQAGETEVLSFS from the exons ATGGCGGAGGCCCTGCAG ACCAAAATAGTTGAAAACCAGCCCTATGATGAGAGTCTAGAGATTAACGACTCAGAAGAGGTTGCCAGTATCTACACACCAACTCCGCAGCAGCAAG GTCCGAGGTCCACATGCCCACCGCTCAAAAGCATGGCTGATAACAGCAGTGATGAGTATGATGAAGAAATAAACAAG GAGAAGACGGTAGCCCAGTTGGCCACCCAGCGAGGATTTAGTGAGAATGAGGATGGGGAGGATGAGGACGACTCATCTGAAACTGACTcggaggatgatgatgatgatgaagaggagCATGGAGCCCCTCTGGAGGG TGCCTACAACCCTTCAGATTACGAGTATCTACCAGTGTCTGCAGAGATTAAAGAGCTCTTCCAGTATATAAGAAG GTACACTCCACAAATGATAGAGCTTGAACACAAAATGCAGCCTTTCATTCCAGACTTCATTCCAGCTGTTGGGGACATTGATGCCTTCTTAAAG GTTCCATGTCCCAATGGGAAGCCAGATAACCTTGGCTTGTTGGTACTGGATGAGCCATCCACAAAACAGTCAGATTCCACGGTGCTCTCTCTCTGGTTAACGGAAAACTCCAAACAGCACAATGTTGCA cagcaaataaaagtgaagagCTTGGAGAATGCAGAGAAGAATCCCAAAGCCATCGATAACTGGATCGAGAGCATCAACGAGTTACATCGCTTCAAACCTCCTGCTACTGTGCACTACACCAG GCCAATGCCTGATATCGAGACTCTGATGCAGGAATGGTCCCCAGAATTTGAGGAGCTCTTGGGAAAG GTAAGCCTTCCTACTGCGGACATCAACTGTGGCCTGGCTGAGTATATTGACATGATATGTG CTATTCTGGACATTCCTGTCTATAAGAGTCGGGTCCAGTCCCTGCATGTCCTCTTCTCGCTGTATTCAGAGTTCAAGAACTCACAG caTTTCAAAGCCCTGGCTGAAGGGAGAAAGGTAGGGGGTCCTCCATCAAATCCACCCTCACAAGCAGGAGAGACAGAAGTGTTAAGCTTCAGCTGA
- the IFT46 gene encoding intraflagellar transport protein 46 homolog isoform X2 — MAEALQTKIVENQPYDESLEINDSEEVASIYTPTPQQQGPRSTCPPLKSMADNSSDEYDEEINKEKTVAQLATQRGFSENEDGEDEDDSSETDSEDDDDDEEEHGAPLEGAYNPSDYEYLPVSAEIKELFQYIRRYTPQMIELEHKMQPFIPDFIPAVGDIDAFLKVPCPNGKPDNLGLLVLDEPSTKQSDSTVLSLWLTENSKQHNVAQIKVKSLENAEKNPKAIDNWIESINELHRFKPPATVHYTRPMPDIETLMQEWSPEFEELLGKVSLPTADINCGLAEYIDMICAILDIPVYKSRVQSLHVLFSLYSEFKNSQHFKALAEGRKVGGPPSNPPSQAGETEVLSFS, encoded by the exons ATGGCGGAGGCCCTGCAG ACCAAAATAGTTGAAAACCAGCCCTATGATGAGAGTCTAGAGATTAACGACTCAGAAGAGGTTGCCAGTATCTACACACCAACTCCGCAGCAGCAAG GTCCGAGGTCCACATGCCCACCGCTCAAAAGCATGGCTGATAACAGCAGTGATGAGTATGATGAAGAAATAAACAAG GAGAAGACGGTAGCCCAGTTGGCCACCCAGCGAGGATTTAGTGAGAATGAGGATGGGGAGGATGAGGACGACTCATCTGAAACTGACTcggaggatgatgatgatgatgaagaggagCATGGAGCCCCTCTGGAGGG TGCCTACAACCCTTCAGATTACGAGTATCTACCAGTGTCTGCAGAGATTAAAGAGCTCTTCCAGTATATAAGAAG GTACACTCCACAAATGATAGAGCTTGAACACAAAATGCAGCCTTTCATTCCAGACTTCATTCCAGCTGTTGGGGACATTGATGCCTTCTTAAAG GTTCCATGTCCCAATGGGAAGCCAGATAACCTTGGCTTGTTGGTACTGGATGAGCCATCCACAAAACAGTCAGATTCCACGGTGCTCTCTCTCTGGTTAACGGAAAACTCCAAACAGCACAATGTTGCA caaataaaagtgaagagCTTGGAGAATGCAGAGAAGAATCCCAAAGCCATCGATAACTGGATCGAGAGCATCAACGAGTTACATCGCTTCAAACCTCCTGCTACTGTGCACTACACCAG GCCAATGCCTGATATCGAGACTCTGATGCAGGAATGGTCCCCAGAATTTGAGGAGCTCTTGGGAAAG GTAAGCCTTCCTACTGCGGACATCAACTGTGGCCTGGCTGAGTATATTGACATGATATGTG CTATTCTGGACATTCCTGTCTATAAGAGTCGGGTCCAGTCCCTGCATGTCCTCTTCTCGCTGTATTCAGAGTTCAAGAACTCACAG caTTTCAAAGCCCTGGCTGAAGGGAGAAAGGTAGGGGGTCCTCCATCAAATCCACCCTCACAAGCAGGAGAGACAGAAGTGTTAAGCTTCAGCTGA
- the IFT46 gene encoding intraflagellar transport protein 46 homolog isoform X3, translating into MTKIVENQPYDESLEINDSEEVASIYTPTPQQQGPRSTCPPLKSMADNSSDEYDEEINKEKTVAQLATQRGFSENEDGEDEDDSSETDSEDDDDDEEEHGAPLEGAYNPSDYEYLPVSAEIKELFQYIRRYTPQMIELEHKMQPFIPDFIPAVGDIDAFLKVPCPNGKPDNLGLLVLDEPSTKQSDSTVLSLWLTENSKQHNVAQQIKVKSLENAEKNPKAIDNWIESINELHRFKPPATVHYTRPMPDIETLMQEWSPEFEELLGKVSLPTADINCGLAEYIDMICAILDIPVYKSRVQSLHVLFSLYSEFKNSQHFKALAEGRKVGGPPSNPPSQAGETEVLSFS; encoded by the exons ATG ACCAAAATAGTTGAAAACCAGCCCTATGATGAGAGTCTAGAGATTAACGACTCAGAAGAGGTTGCCAGTATCTACACACCAACTCCGCAGCAGCAAG GTCCGAGGTCCACATGCCCACCGCTCAAAAGCATGGCTGATAACAGCAGTGATGAGTATGATGAAGAAATAAACAAG GAGAAGACGGTAGCCCAGTTGGCCACCCAGCGAGGATTTAGTGAGAATGAGGATGGGGAGGATGAGGACGACTCATCTGAAACTGACTcggaggatgatgatgatgatgaagaggagCATGGAGCCCCTCTGGAGGG TGCCTACAACCCTTCAGATTACGAGTATCTACCAGTGTCTGCAGAGATTAAAGAGCTCTTCCAGTATATAAGAAG GTACACTCCACAAATGATAGAGCTTGAACACAAAATGCAGCCTTTCATTCCAGACTTCATTCCAGCTGTTGGGGACATTGATGCCTTCTTAAAG GTTCCATGTCCCAATGGGAAGCCAGATAACCTTGGCTTGTTGGTACTGGATGAGCCATCCACAAAACAGTCAGATTCCACGGTGCTCTCTCTCTGGTTAACGGAAAACTCCAAACAGCACAATGTTGCA cagcaaataaaagtgaagagCTTGGAGAATGCAGAGAAGAATCCCAAAGCCATCGATAACTGGATCGAGAGCATCAACGAGTTACATCGCTTCAAACCTCCTGCTACTGTGCACTACACCAG GCCAATGCCTGATATCGAGACTCTGATGCAGGAATGGTCCCCAGAATTTGAGGAGCTCTTGGGAAAG GTAAGCCTTCCTACTGCGGACATCAACTGTGGCCTGGCTGAGTATATTGACATGATATGTG CTATTCTGGACATTCCTGTCTATAAGAGTCGGGTCCAGTCCCTGCATGTCCTCTTCTCGCTGTATTCAGAGTTCAAGAACTCACAG caTTTCAAAGCCCTGGCTGAAGGGAGAAAGGTAGGGGGTCCTCCATCAAATCCACCCTCACAAGCAGGAGAGACAGAAGTGTTAAGCTTCAGCTGA
- the IFT46 gene encoding intraflagellar transport protein 46 homolog isoform X4, translating to MTKIVENQPYDESLEINDSEEVASIYTPTPQQQGPRSTCPPLKSMADNSSDEYDEEINKEKTVAQLATQRGFSENEDGEDEDDSSETDSEDDDDDEEEHGAPLEGAYNPSDYEYLPVSAEIKELFQYIRRYTPQMIELEHKMQPFIPDFIPAVGDIDAFLKVPCPNGKPDNLGLLVLDEPSTKQSDSTVLSLWLTENSKQHNVAQQIKVKSLENAEKNPKAIDNWIESINELHRFKPPATVHYTRPMPDIETLMQEWSPEFEELLGKVSLPTADINCGLAEYIDMICAILDIPVYKSRVQSLHVLFSLYSEFKNSQHFKALAEGRKVGGPPSNPPSQAGETEVLSFS from the exons Atg ACCAAAATAGTTGAAAACCAGCCCTATGATGAGAGTCTAGAGATTAACGACTCAGAAGAGGTTGCCAGTATCTACACACCAACTCCGCAGCAGCAAG GTCCGAGGTCCACATGCCCACCGCTCAAAAGCATGGCTGATAACAGCAGTGATGAGTATGATGAAGAAATAAACAAG GAGAAGACGGTAGCCCAGTTGGCCACCCAGCGAGGATTTAGTGAGAATGAGGATGGGGAGGATGAGGACGACTCATCTGAAACTGACTcggaggatgatgatgatgatgaagaggagCATGGAGCCCCTCTGGAGGG TGCCTACAACCCTTCAGATTACGAGTATCTACCAGTGTCTGCAGAGATTAAAGAGCTCTTCCAGTATATAAGAAG GTACACTCCACAAATGATAGAGCTTGAACACAAAATGCAGCCTTTCATTCCAGACTTCATTCCAGCTGTTGGGGACATTGATGCCTTCTTAAAG GTTCCATGTCCCAATGGGAAGCCAGATAACCTTGGCTTGTTGGTACTGGATGAGCCATCCACAAAACAGTCAGATTCCACGGTGCTCTCTCTCTGGTTAACGGAAAACTCCAAACAGCACAATGTTGCA cagcaaataaaagtgaagagCTTGGAGAATGCAGAGAAGAATCCCAAAGCCATCGATAACTGGATCGAGAGCATCAACGAGTTACATCGCTTCAAACCTCCTGCTACTGTGCACTACACCAG GCCAATGCCTGATATCGAGACTCTGATGCAGGAATGGTCCCCAGAATTTGAGGAGCTCTTGGGAAAG GTAAGCCTTCCTACTGCGGACATCAACTGTGGCCTGGCTGAGTATATTGACATGATATGTG CTATTCTGGACATTCCTGTCTATAAGAGTCGGGTCCAGTCCCTGCATGTCCTCTTCTCGCTGTATTCAGAGTTCAAGAACTCACAG caTTTCAAAGCCCTGGCTGAAGGGAGAAAGGTAGGGGGTCCTCCATCAAATCCACCCTCACAAGCAGGAGAGACAGAAGTGTTAAGCTTCAGCTGA
- the IFT46 gene encoding intraflagellar transport protein 46 homolog isoform X5, with protein sequence MAEALQTKIVENQPYDESLEINDSEEVASIYTPTPQQQGPRSTCPPLKSMADNSSDEYDEEINKEKTVAQLATQRGFSENEDGEDEDDSSETDSEDDDDDEEEHGAPLEGAYNPSDYEYLPVSAEIKELFQYIRRYTPQMIELEHKMQPFIPDFIPAVGDIDAFLKVPCPNGKPDNLGLLVLDEPSTKQSDSTVLSLWLTENSKQHNVAQQIKVKSLENAEKNPKAIDNWIESINELHRFKPPATVHYTRPMPDIETLMQEWSPEFEELLGKLFWTFLSIRVGSSPCMSSSRCIQSSRTHSISKPWLKGER encoded by the exons ATGGCGGAGGCCCTGCAG ACCAAAATAGTTGAAAACCAGCCCTATGATGAGAGTCTAGAGATTAACGACTCAGAAGAGGTTGCCAGTATCTACACACCAACTCCGCAGCAGCAAG GTCCGAGGTCCACATGCCCACCGCTCAAAAGCATGGCTGATAACAGCAGTGATGAGTATGATGAAGAAATAAACAAG GAGAAGACGGTAGCCCAGTTGGCCACCCAGCGAGGATTTAGTGAGAATGAGGATGGGGAGGATGAGGACGACTCATCTGAAACTGACTcggaggatgatgatgatgatgaagaggagCATGGAGCCCCTCTGGAGGG TGCCTACAACCCTTCAGATTACGAGTATCTACCAGTGTCTGCAGAGATTAAAGAGCTCTTCCAGTATATAAGAAG GTACACTCCACAAATGATAGAGCTTGAACACAAAATGCAGCCTTTCATTCCAGACTTCATTCCAGCTGTTGGGGACATTGATGCCTTCTTAAAG GTTCCATGTCCCAATGGGAAGCCAGATAACCTTGGCTTGTTGGTACTGGATGAGCCATCCACAAAACAGTCAGATTCCACGGTGCTCTCTCTCTGGTTAACGGAAAACTCCAAACAGCACAATGTTGCA cagcaaataaaagtgaagagCTTGGAGAATGCAGAGAAGAATCCCAAAGCCATCGATAACTGGATCGAGAGCATCAACGAGTTACATCGCTTCAAACCTCCTGCTACTGTGCACTACACCAG GCCAATGCCTGATATCGAGACTCTGATGCAGGAATGGTCCCCAGAATTTGAGGAGCTCTTGGGAAAG CTATTCTGGACATTCCTGTCTATAAGAGTCGGGTCCAGTCCCTGCATGTCCTCTTCTCGCTGTATTCAGAGTTCAAGAACTCACAG caTTTCAAAGCCCTGGCTGAAGGGAGAAAGGTAG
- the ARCN1 gene encoding coatomer subunit delta, with protein MVLLAAAVCTKAGKAIVSRQFVEMTRTRIEGLLAAFPKLMNTGKQHTFVETESVRYVYQPMEKLYMVLITTKNSNILEDLETLRLFSRVIPEYCRALEENEISEHCFDLIFAFDEIVALGYRENVNLAQIRTFTEMDSHEEKVFRAVRETQEREAKAEMRRKAKELQQARRDAERQGKKAPGFGGFGSSAVSGGTTAAMITETIIETEKPKVAPAPARPSGPSKALKLGAKGKEVDNFVDKLKSEGENIMTSSVGKRSSEAAKVLAPPINMESVHMKIEEKISLTCGRDGGLQNMELHGMIMLRILDEKFARIRLHLENEDKKGVQLQTHPNVDKKLFTAESLIGLKNPEKSFPINSDVGVLKWRLQTTEESFIPLTINCWPSESGSGCDVNIEYELQEESLELNDVVITIPLPPSVGAPVIGEIDGEYRHDSRRNLLEWCLPVIDAKNKSGSLEFSIAGQPNDFFPVQVSFISRKNYCNIQVTKVTQVDGNSPVRFSTETTFLVDKYEIL; from the exons ATG GTACTCTTGGCGGCAGCCGTCTGTACAAAGGCAGGAAAGGCCATAGTTTCTCGGCAGTTCGTGGAGATGACTCGAACCCGCATTGAGGGGCTGCTGGCAGCCTTCCCCAAACTTATGAACACTGGGAAACAACACACGTTTGTGGAGACTGAGAGTGTGCGATATGTGTATCAGCCAATGGAGAAGCTGTATATGGTATTGATCACCACCAAAAACAGCAATATCCTGGAAGATCTAGAAACACTTCGGCTCTTCTCTAGAGTG ATTCCTGAATATTGCCGAGCTCTGGAGGAGAACGAGATCTCTGAGCACTGCTTTGACCTGATTTTTGCCTTTGATGAAATTGTTGCCCTGGGCTACCGTGAGAATGTAAACCTGGCACAAATTCGGACCTTCACAGAGATGGACTCGCATGAAGAGAAGGTGTTCCGAGCAGtcagagag ACTCAAGAGCGTGAGGCAAAGGCTGAAATGCGCCGTAAAGCCAAGGAGTTGCAGCAGGCCCGAAGGGATGCAGAGAGACAGGGCAAAAAAGCGCCAGGCTTCGGTGGATTTGGCAGCTCGGCTGTGTCTGGGGGCACGACTGCGGCCATGATCACAGAGACCATTATTGAAACAGAGAAGCCCAAAGTAGCACCAGCACCAGCCAG ACCATCAGGTCCCAGTAAGGCTTTGAAGCTTGGAGCTAaagggaaagaggtggacaacTTTGTGGACAAGCTGAAATCAGAAGGAGAAAATATCATGACCTCTTCTGTAGGCAAGCGTTCCTCAGAGGCAGCCAAGGTTCTCGCTCCACCTATTAACATGGAGAG CGTGCATATGAAAATAGAGGAGAAGATTTCCTTGACTTGTGGCCGTGATGGTGGGTTACAGAACATGGAGCTGCACGGCATGATCATGCTGAGGATCTTGGATGAAAAGTTTGCCCGGATTCGCCTCCATTTAGAAAATGAAGACAAGAAGGGGGTACAGCTACAG ACTCACCCAAATGTGGACAAGAAACTTTTTACTGCTGAATCTCTGATTGGCTTGAAGAACCCAGAGAAATCATTCCCTATTAACAGTGATGTGGGGGTGCTGAAATGGCGGTTGCAGACCACAGAAGAGTCTTTCATTCCACTGACAA TTAACTGCTGGCCGTCAGAAAGTGGGAGTGGTTGTGACGTTAACATTGAATATGAGCTGCAAGAGGAGAGCCTAGAACTGAATGATGTGGTCATCACAATCCCATTGCC GCCCAGTGTTGGCGCCCCAGTGATTGGAGAGATTGATGGGGAGTATCGCCATGACAGCAGGAGGAATCTCCTTGAATGGTGCCTACCAGTGATAGATGCCAAAAACAAGAGTGGCAGCCTGGAGTTCAGCATAGCCGGGCAGCCCAATGACTTCTTCCCAGTGCAAGTCTCCTTCATCTCCAGAAAGAATTACTGCAACATACAG GTTACCAAAGTGACCCAGGTAGATGGGAACAGCCCTGTAAGGTTTTCCACTGAGACCACCTTCTTGGTGGACAAATACGAAATCCTGTaa